A portion of the Ascochyta rabiei chromosome 13, complete sequence genome contains these proteins:
- a CDS encoding ATP-dependent RNA helicase: MEGAFTHMGNHLVSDSAATINAGAGDDEITGLSARRRRNDDEDDDLFDDDAESIMDMPAGGANGQQMAKEEEEVELPAHACAYCGIHNAGSVVKCLACNKWFCSARGNSSSSHIINHLVRARHKEVQLHPASSLGDTTLECYSCGVKNVFLLGFIPAKSDTVVVLLCRQPCASMPSQKDMNWDTSRWQPLIEDRSFLPWLVPPPTDQEQLRARHLSPQTIAKLEELWKDNANATIADLEKGAGQEEVIAKVLLRYDDAFQYQNVFGPLVKIEADYDRKLKESQSQDNLIVRWDMALNNKHTASFILPKLELGDVKLAVGDEMRLRYTGELRPHWEGVGYVIKIPNNQSDEVTIELRTKGDHKSVPTECTHNFSADYVWKATSFDRMQHAMKTFAIDEMSVSGYIFHRLLGHEVASAPMKIQIPRKFSVPGLPELNGSQINAVKSVLQKPLSLIQGPPGTGKTVTSATIIYHLCKISGSQVLVCAPSNVAVDQLCERIHLTGLKTVRVTAKSREDVESPVGFLSLHEQVRMNDTNVELNKLNQLKSDVGELSSQDEKKFKQLTRAAEREILNAADVICCTCVGAGDPRLSKMKFRTVLIDESTQSAEPECMIPLVLGCKQVVLVGDHQQLGPVIMNKKAATAGLNQSLFERLVILGCSPIRLQVQYRMHPCLSEFPSNMFYEGSLQNGVTMQERVRRDVDFPWPVGDNPMMFWSNLGAEEISASGTSYLNRTEAQNVEKIVTRFFKAGVQPSDIGIITPYEGQRSYVVSSMQATGSFKKENYKEVEVASVDAFQGREKDFIILSCVRSNDHQGIGFLSDPRRLNVALTRAKYGLVILGNPKVLSKHPLWHYLLLHFKERNCLVEGPLSNLQVSLLQFSRPKQTYRGPQRYQMAYQHANAMTSGRQGSYNGGKPTRQDFNDNGSIVGYIPDDVSSVHSSALGGVPSNYPPMFSNFQESWPLPGRNGQGPRGQSRAPQSVAGESIAASELTDTRSDAPGGISLSGLNLNDYNKPTSLSQSDRLNRFVESTRQGPNMGGGFAAGRGLRNGLGFDDDDARSVSTAFASQIGGPGNYD; encoded by the coding sequence GCAGATGGCcaaggaagaagaggaggtcGAGCTTCCCGCACACGCTTGCGCATACTGCGGTATCCACAACGCGGGCAGCGTCGTCAAGTGCTTGGCTTGCAACAAATGGTTCTGCAGCGCCCGCGGCaactcgtcgtcgtcgcacATCATCAACCACCTTGTTCGCGCCCGTCACAAGGAAGTTCAGCTGCACCCGGCCTCGTCGCTCGGCGACACGACGCTCGAGTGCTACAGCTGCGGCGTGAAGAACGTCTTCTTGCTTGGTTTCATTCCTGCCAAGTCGGATACCGTCGTTGTGCTGCTGTGCCGTCAGCCGTGCGCCTCGATGCCCTCACAGAAAGACATGAACTGGGACACCTCACGTTGGCAGCCGCTCATCGAAGACCGCTCCTTCCTTCCTTGGCTTGTGCCCCCACCGACCGACCAAGAGCAGCTTCGCGCTCGTCACCTTAGCCCACAGACGATTGCGAAGCTCGAGGAGCTATGGAAAGACAACGCGAACGCTACCATTGCGGACTTGGAGAAGGGCGCCGGACAAGAGGAGGTCATTGCCAAGGTTCTGCTTCGCTACGACGACGCGTTCCAATACCAGAACGTCTTTGGTCCTCTGGTCAAGATCGAGGCGGACTACGACCGCAAGCTGAAGGAGTCGCAATCGCAGGACAACCTGATCGTTCGCTGGGACATGGCGCTGAACAATAAACACACCGCCAGCTTCATCCTCCCCAAGCTCGAGTTGGGTGACGTCAAGCTTGCCGTTGGAGACGAGATGCGCCTGCGATACACGGGAGAGCTGCGTCCTCACTGGGAAGGAGTCGGATACGTCATCAAGATCCCAAACAACCAGTCCGACGAGGTGACAATTGAGCTGCGCACAAAGGGCGACCACAAGTCGGTCCCAACCGAATGTACCCACAACTTCAGCGCCGACTACGTATGGAAGGCGACCTCGTTCGACCGCATGCAGCACGCCATGAAGACGTTTGCAATTGACGAGATGAGCGTGTCTGGCTACATTTTCCACCGCCTGTTGGGCCATGAGGTCGCATCGGCACCCATGAAGATCCAGATCCCTCGCAAGTTCAGTGTACCAGGCTTGCCAGAGCTGAACGGCAGTCAGATTAACGCGGTCAAGAGCGTTCTGCAAAAGCCTCTTAGTCTGATCCAGGGTCCCCCGGGTACCGGAAAGACCGTCACTTCAGCAACGATCATCTACCACCTCTGCAAGATCAGCGGCAGCCAAGTGTTGGTTTGTGCACCATCCAACGTCGCTGTTGACCAGCTTTGCGAACGTATCCATCTCACTGGCCTGAAAACTGTTCGCGTCACTGCAAAGTCCAGGGAAGATGTCGAGTCTCCGGTCGGCTTCTTGTCTCTCCACGAGCAGGTTCGCATGAACGACACCAACGTCGAGCTCAACAAGCTCAACCAGCTCAAGAGTGACGTTGGCGAGCTGTCCAGCCAGGATGAGAAGAAGTTCAAGCAACTCACTCGTGCAGCCGAACGCGAAATTCTCAATGCGGCCGACGTCATCTGCTGCACTTGCGTTGGTGCTGGAGACCCGCGCCTTTCTAAGATGAAGTTCCGCACGGTCCTTATTGACGAGTCTACGCAGTCTGCCGAACCCGAGTGCATGATTCCTCTGGTCCTTGGGTGCAAGCAGGTCGTGCTTGTTGGTGATCACCAGCAACTCGGACCTGTCATTATGAACAAGAAGGCTGCTACCGCCGGGCTTAATCAGTCCCTTTTCGAACGTCTGGTCATCCTGGGCTGCTCTCCAATCCGCCTACAAGTTCAGTACCGCATGCACCCTTGCCTGTCCGAGTTTCCTTCAAACATGTTTTACGAAGGCTCGCTCCAAAATGGTGTAACCATGCAGGAGCGTGTGCGCCGCGACGTTGATTTCCCCTGGCCTGTCGGCGACAATCCCATGATGTTCTGGTCCAACCTTGGTGCAGAAGAGATCTCGGCCAGTGGCACGTCTTACCTCAATCGTACCGAGGCGCAGAATGTCGAGAAGATCGTCACTCGTTTCTTTAAGGCAGGCGTACAACCGAGCGACATTGGTATCATCACGCCGTACGAGGGTCAGCGCAGTTACGTTGTCAGCTCCATGCAGGCGACCGGCAGCTTCAAGAAGGAGAACTACAAAGAGGTTGAGGTTGCTTCCGTCGATGCCTTCCAAGGTCGTGAGAAGGATTTCATCATCCTGTCTTGCGTTCGTTCCAACGACCACCAAGGTATCGGTTTCTTGAGTGATCCTCGTCGTCTCAACGTCGCTCTCACGCGTGCCAAATACGGTCTCGTCATTCTTGGAAACCCGAAGGTTCTTAGCAAGCACCCGTTGTGGCACTACCTCTTGCTCCATTTCAAGGAACGCAACTGCCTCGTTGAAGGGCCCCTGTCCAACCTGCAGGTCTCGCTTCTGCAATTCAGCCGTCCCAAGCAGACATACCGCGGACCCCAACGCTACCAGATGGCGTACCAGCATGCAAATGCCATGACTTCCGGTCGCCAAGGTAGCTACAACGGCGGCAAGCCGACTCGTCAAGATTTCAACGACAACGGCTCTATTGTCGGTTATATTCCCGATGATGTGTCTTCGGTTCACTCCTCTGCTCTTGGTGGCGTTCCTTCCAACTATCCTCCCATGTTCTCCAACTTTCAGGAGTCCTGGCCTCTTCCTGGTCGCAACGGTCAGGGTCCCAGGGGTCAGAGCAGAGCACCACAGAGCGTTGCCGGCGAATCTATCGCTGCGAGTGAGCTGACCGATACCCGCAGCGATGCTCCCGGCGGCATCAGCCTCTCTGGTTTGAACCTGAACGACTACAACAAGCCCACGTCACTCAGCCAGTCTGATCGTCTGAACCGCTTTGTTGAGTCGACACGCCAGGGTCCCAACATGGGCGGTGGATTTGCTGCTGGTCGTGGCTTGCGTAACGGTCTCGGAtttgacgacgacgatgctCGCAGTGTCTCTACTGCTTTCGCCAGTCAAATCGGTGGGCCTGGCAACTATGACTGA